One part of the Dermacentor andersoni chromosome 2, qqDerAnde1_hic_scaffold, whole genome shotgun sequence genome encodes these proteins:
- the LOC126541162 gene encoding uncharacterized protein encodes MDASEGCPAGRLHGYAAALNQSDAFVVLSAAAAVLAFGINLTQALVILCLVWRSWKCAYHLALSFCGLLSAAALLWHVVALRMPDDRGGWRAGCGAIPSALSVALLVGYVAHVTAPVVHRCVADTWPRAFAGHARNRGLCVLLSGFAWCETVLLAVTVISDWPSGSQQQQAPASAGGADVCALPHPWSSAFSTFVCALYALHVVVDLAVLVDMTAAAMRKSRAAAAPQPLPTIAAAADSACRRADDDDDDDFFGEGGCSSLNRVDLGPLWCRFVLLLVGTLPMIGVMFYHMISLPPTSSTGGRSCPSFRDVLPLWTLLCTVVLGVALPVGSVSSDPVVAEGSVHIIRLLCCFLRRKRRVAPARGA; translated from the coding sequence ATGGACGCCTCGGAGGGGTGCCCCGCGGGCCGCCTGCACGGCTACGCGGCCGCGCTGAACCAGTCGGACGCGTTCGTCGTGCTGTCGGCGGCGGCCGCCGTGCTCGCCTTCGGCATCAACCTGACGCAGGCGCTGGTCATCCTCTGCCTGGTGTGGCGCTCCTGGAAGTGCGCCTACCACCTGGCGCTCTCGTTCTGCGGCCTGCTGTCGGCCGCCGCGCTGCTCTGGCACGTGGTCGCGCTCCGGATGCCCGACGACCGCGGCGGGTGGCGCGCCGGCTGCGGCGCCATCCCGTCGGCGCTGTCCGTCGCCCTGCTCGTCGGCTACGTGGCGCACGTCACGGCGCCCGTGGTGCACCGCTGCGTCGCCGACACCTGGCCCCGGGCGTTCGCGGGCCACGCGCGCAACCGGGGCCTCTGCGTGCTGCTCAGCGGGTTCGCCTGGTGCGAGACGGTGCTGCTGGCCGTCACCGTGATCTCCGACTGGCCCTCCGGgagccagcagcagcaggcgcCGGCCTCGGCGGGCGGCGCCGACGTCTGCGCCCTGCCGCACCCGTGGTCGTCGGCCTTCTCCACGTTCGTCTGCGCGCTCTACGCGCTTCACGTCGTCGTCGACCTGGCCGTTCTCGTCGACATGACGGCGGCCGCGATGCGCAAGTCTCGCGCCGCCGCAGCGCCACAGCCGCTGCCCACCATCGCCGCGGCGGCCGACTCGGCGTGTCGCCGGgccgacgatgatgacgacgacgacttcTTTGGCGAGGGCGGCTGCTCGTCCCTGAACCGCGTCGACCTGGGGCCCCTGTGGTGCCGGTTTGTGCTGCTGCTCGTGGGCACGCTGCCCATGATCGGGGTCATGTTCTACCACATGATCTCGCTCCCGCCGACGTCCTCGACCGGGGGCCGCTCCTGCCCGTCCTTCCGCGACGTGCTTCCGCTGTGGACGCTGCTCTGCACCGTAGTGCTGGGCGTCGCGCTGCCCGTGGGAAGCGTGTCCAGCGACCCCGTGGTGGCCGAAGGCTCGGTGCACATTATCCGTCTGTTGTGCTGCTTCCTCAGGCGGAAGAGGAGGGTGGCACCCGCCAGGGGCGCGTGA